A stretch of Myxosarcina sp. GI1 DNA encodes these proteins:
- the dndC gene encoding DNA phosphorothioation system sulfurtransferase DndC — protein MAQGQTSLSASRNVSDFVTHVNKLIQEIQALYCHDGVPWVVGYSGGKDSTATLQLVWNAIAKLPEEKRNKKIYVITTDTLVENPIVATWVSKSLKQIKLAADRQNLPVEPHLLAPDVKSTFWVNLMGKGYPAPRHGFRWCTERLKIRPTNDFIRNVVRVSGEVVLVLGTRKAESTKRAATMTKYEVRKVSELLNSNSDLLNSLRYSDTLPNALIYSPIQEWRDDEVWLFLMQWDNPWGKSNKDLFTMYRGATADNECPLVVDTSTPSCGDSRFGCWVCTMVNKDRSMEAMIQNDEEKEWLQPLLDIRNELDVHQDRHRRDFRRLRGQVQLFERESKGKKVIKNIPGPYTKKWRENWLRKVLEAQVQVRDNAPAEFKDINLITPEELSEIRRIWLEEKHEFDDSLPRIYQEVTREEFKDIRVGVEENKVFGGDEWEVLEEICDDEMYLELMSKLLDTERQFHTKSRRVGIYESLEKCFDSSSRNKDDAIANAHKKHNLQTAAAEGNIKKVKEQLQELDDNKQVEQLSWANIKFSTKK, from the coding sequence ATGGCACAAGGACAAACTTCATTGTCAGCATCTCGTAATGTCTCAGATTTTGTCACTCACGTTAATAAACTAATTCAGGAAATTCAAGCATTATATTGTCATGATGGTGTACCTTGGGTTGTCGGTTATTCTGGTGGCAAAGATTCTACAGCAACTTTACAGCTTGTCTGGAATGCTATAGCCAAATTGCCTGAAGAAAAAAGAAATAAAAAGATTTACGTTATTACTACAGATACGTTGGTAGAAAATCCTATTGTGGCAACTTGGGTTAGCAAGTCTTTGAAACAAATTAAACTTGCTGCTGATAGACAAAACTTGCCTGTAGAGCCACATTTACTTGCTCCAGATGTTAAAAGTACATTTTGGGTTAATTTGATGGGTAAAGGCTATCCAGCACCGCGTCATGGATTTCGCTGGTGTACTGAAAGATTAAAAATTCGTCCTACCAATGATTTTATTCGTAACGTTGTCCGAGTTAGTGGTGAAGTAGTTTTAGTTTTAGGTACTCGCAAAGCCGAAAGTACTAAAAGAGCCGCGACGATGACTAAGTACGAAGTTAGAAAAGTTAGTGAGTTATTAAATTCCAATTCAGATTTACTCAATTCTCTACGCTACAGTGATACGTTACCCAATGCCTTAATTTATAGTCCAATACAAGAATGGCGAGATGACGAAGTATGGCTGTTTTTGATGCAGTGGGACAATCCTTGGGGCAAAAGCAACAAAGATTTATTTACTATGTATCGCGGCGCAACTGCTGATAATGAATGTCCTTTGGTAGTTGATACTTCTACTCCTAGCTGCGGCGACTCTAGATTTGGCTGTTGGGTATGCACAATGGTAAATAAAGATAGGTCGATGGAAGCTATGATTCAAAATGATGAAGAAAAAGAATGGTTACAGCCTTTATTAGACATACGTAATGAACTAGATGTTCATCAAGACCGCCATCGCAGAGATTTTCGCCGTCTTCGAGGTCAGGTACAGCTTTTCGAGCGTGAGAGCAAAGGTAAAAAGGTTATTAAGAACATACCTGGACCTTATACTAAAAAGTGGCGTGAAAATTGGCTAAGAAAAGTTTTAGAAGCGCAAGTGCAGGTTAGAGACAATGCGCCAGCAGAATTTAAAGATATTAATTTGATTACTCCCGAAGAATTGAGCGAAATTAGAAGAATTTGGCTGGAAGAAAAACACGAGTTTGATGATAGCTTACCTCGCATTTACCAAGAAGTGACGAGAGAGGAATTTAAAGATATTAGAGTAGGTGTAGAAGAAAACAAAGTTTTTGGTGGCGACGAATGGGAAGTGCTGGAAGAAATTTGCGATGATGAAATGTACTTAGAATTGATGTCAAAGTTATTAGATACGGAAAGACAATTTCATACTAAGTCTCGGCGCGTTGGTATTTATGAAAGTCTGGAAAAATGCTTTGATAGCAGTTCGAGAAATAAAGATGATGCCATTGCTAATGCACATAAAAAACATAACTTACAAACTGCTGCAGCTGAGGGCAATATCAAAAAAGTAAAAGAACAGCTTCAAGAATTAGATGATAATAAACAAGTAGAGCAACTATCTTGGGCAAATATTAAATTCTCTACTAAAAAATGA
- the dndD gene encoding DNA sulfur modification protein DndD: MIFTELVLENFGAYAGKQVINLRPENDGGIRPIILLGGMNGGGKTTLMDAIRLALYGQRAKCSTRGSLGYSDFLIQSINSRATSGELTKIELSLEYIVDDKWTIFKIIRAWNRDLKDGKESLSIEVEGEFDRNLESTWDEYIENILPLGISNLFLFDGEQVKELAELDTPPSNVVDAINALLGLELADKLAIDLEVLVSRKRKAVANKSQLATIAEIEAKLETKIKQKEELVNKKTAIEKQLKAAYKKRDRAIHKFKVEGGKIAAERNQLETKRQDLSSNAEAIRNDLIKLADSSLPLMMITSLLFDAQQQGEAELKAQQFQQAKNIIIERDDKLLNYLNEVALPDKYIDKISWFIDRENRLLEDSLAHKKNKLNIDEDIIKQLNALIAERLPLQKQQAIDNINKLKQLEAEIDLTDKQLASAASPEDYRKLDETMQAAQKIVSEYKADLDTLEQRYNAVEREIESTKKELKNYSESAIDLSNDKHIIESAAKVQKTLALFREKLTLKKLNKLETEVTECFRYLLHKSNLVNRVVIETNTFRLSLYDFQGMEVPKQRLSAGEKQLLSIAFLWGLARVSGKNLPIAIDTPLSRLDSSHRHNLVERYFPTASHQVILLSTDTEVGKIEVTKLREQEAIAREYLLEYDRNKGHTTIKPGYFW; this comes from the coding sequence ATGATCTTTACCGAATTAGTATTAGAAAATTTTGGTGCTTATGCTGGCAAGCAGGTAATTAATCTTCGTCCAGAAAATGATGGTGGCATTCGCCCGATTATTCTATTAGGTGGGATGAACGGCGGCGGAAAAACTACCCTCATGGATGCAATTAGACTGGCTTTATACGGACAGAGAGCTAAGTGTTCGACACGAGGAAGTTTGGGTTATAGCGATTTTTTAATTCAGTCGATAAATAGTCGGGCAACTTCAGGAGAACTCACTAAAATAGAGCTATCCCTCGAATATATTGTCGATGATAAATGGACGATATTTAAAATTATTCGTGCTTGGAATCGAGATTTGAAAGACGGAAAAGAAAGCCTCAGTATTGAAGTAGAAGGCGAGTTCGATCGCAATTTAGAATCTACTTGGGATGAATATATTGAAAATATTTTACCTTTGGGTATATCCAATCTATTTTTATTCGATGGCGAACAGGTAAAAGAATTAGCCGAATTAGATACGCCACCCTCTAATGTTGTCGATGCGATTAATGCTTTACTGGGGTTAGAATTAGCCGATAAACTGGCAATAGATTTGGAAGTATTGGTTAGTCGCAAAAGAAAGGCGGTTGCTAATAAATCTCAACTAGCAACCATAGCAGAAATAGAAGCAAAGTTAGAAACTAAAATAAAGCAAAAAGAAGAATTAGTTAATAAAAAAACTGCAATAGAAAAACAGCTAAAAGCCGCTTATAAAAAACGCGATCGCGCTATACATAAATTTAAAGTAGAAGGTGGTAAGATTGCCGCCGAAAGAAACCAGTTAGAAACCAAACGCCAAGATTTATCTAGCAATGCCGAAGCGATTAGAAACGATTTGATTAAACTTGCCGATAGTAGCTTACCGCTAATGATGATAACTTCTCTGTTATTCGACGCGCAGCAACAGGGGGAAGCAGAATTGAAAGCACAACAGTTTCAACAGGCTAAAAATATTATTATAGAGCGTGATGATAAATTACTAAACTATTTAAACGAAGTTGCTTTACCAGACAAATATATAGATAAAATATCATGGTTCATCGATCGCGAAAATCGTCTATTGGAAGATTCTCTGGCTCACAAAAAGAATAAATTAAATATCGATGAAGATATTATCAAACAATTAAATGCTTTAATTGCCGAACGTTTGCCACTACAAAAACAACAGGCGATCGACAATATCAACAAGCTCAAACAACTTGAAGCAGAAATAGATCTAACCGACAAACAATTAGCTAGTGCTGCTTCACCAGAAGACTATCGCAAACTAGATGAGACGATGCAAGCAGCACAAAAGATAGTCAGCGAATATAAAGCCGATTTAGATACGCTCGAACAGCGATACAATGCTGTAGAAAGAGAAATTGAAAGCACCAAAAAAGAATTAAAAAACTATAGCGAAAGCGCGATCGATCTTAGTAACGATAAGCATATCATCGAGTCGGCAGCTAAGGTACAAAAAACTTTGGCATTATTTAGAGAAAAACTCACTCTCAAAAAATTAAACAAGCTAGAAACCGAAGTAACTGAATGTTTTCGCTACCTGTTGCACAAATCGAATTTAGTTAACCGCGTGGTTATTGAAACTAATACTTTTCGTCTTTCCCTTTACGATTTTCAAGGGATGGAAGTACCCAAACAGCGTTTATCTGCTGGGGAAAAACAGCTACTGTCAATTGCTTTTTTATGGGGACTGGCTAGAGTATCGGGTAAAAATTTACCCATTGCGATCGATACACCCTTAAGTAGACTAGATTCTTCTCACCGTCACAACTTAGTAGAAAGATATTTCCCCACTGCTTCCCATCAAGTAATTCTTTTATCTACCGATACCGAAGTTGGCAAAATAGAAGTAACCAAACTCAGAGAACAAGAAGCGATCGCCAGAGAATATCTATTAGAATACGATCGCAATAAAGGTCATACTACTATAAAGCCAGGTTATTTCTGGTAA
- a CDS encoding Uma2 family endonuclease, whose translation MYAVISPEKIEIPPESVLKIPGSWTEYKTLLQQLGDRSIPRLKYRPGEIWLMSPLPEHGRNASLIADMVKAILDYLGKEYDSFTPIMMSLPQTSGIEPDYCFYIDNWQVISGKKRVNWEVELHQIW comes from the coding sequence ATGTATGCAGTTATTTCTCCAGAAAAAATCGAGATTCCCCCAGAATCGGTGTTAAAAATACCTGGTAGTTGGACAGAGTATAAAACTCTATTACAGCAATTGGGCGATCGCTCGATTCCTCGCTTAAAATATCGTCCTGGAGAAATTTGGTTGATGAGTCCTTTACCAGAACACGGACGCAACGCTAGTTTAATCGCTGATATGGTAAAAGCGATCCTAGATTATCTTGGAAAAGAGTATGACTCATTTACTCCTATTATGATGAGCTTGCCACAAACAAGTGGTATCGAACCAGATTACTGTTTTTATATCGATAATTGGCAAGTAATTTCGGGCAAAAAAAGAGTTAACTGGGAAGTAGAACTGCACCAGATTTGGTAA
- a CDS encoding low temperature requirement protein A: protein MTKAIFQPPILRRDECEEEERSATWLELFFDLIFVVAIAQLAHNLNENFSRFGLVEFVILFVPVWWCWIGATFYDTRFSNDGLVDRLITLLQMAIVAAMAANVYRGLDSSSIAFAFSYIAFRVVLICQYLHAGYHIPKARPLTSWYAIGFSSSVVLWLISTIVPIPWRFVFWGIGLIIDFATPFTAGKRVKKVPPSLSHTTERIGLFTLIVLGESIVAVVGSVSQQEWSMVSIATAFLGLSIAFSFWWMYFDTVDNSPLYAMKQGNMAIALTWLYAHLPLTIGLTATGVGVEKIIHHSLESSDIVGDNIFFCLSVALCLLVLSGIHWTSCDLGQTKCKRIVTFYRLGAAAFIITIALASSLLSSLLIIFLVAFACTIQIVFDIFNTCS from the coding sequence ATGACCAAAGCCATATTTCAACCGCCAATATTACGTCGTGATGAGTGCGAAGAAGAAGAACGTAGTGCAACCTGGCTAGAACTGTTCTTCGATCTGATCTTTGTCGTAGCTATTGCTCAACTCGCTCATAACCTCAATGAAAATTTTTCTAGATTTGGTTTAGTTGAGTTTGTAATTCTGTTCGTTCCCGTCTGGTGGTGTTGGATCGGTGCTACTTTTTACGATACTCGCTTTAGTAACGATGGCTTAGTAGATCGCCTAATTACCTTACTACAAATGGCAATTGTTGCGGCTATGGCTGCTAATGTTTATCGAGGTTTAGATTCTTCTTCGATCGCTTTTGCCTTTAGCTATATTGCTTTCCGCGTCGTGCTAATTTGTCAATATCTTCATGCAGGCTACCATATTCCCAAAGCGCGACCGCTAACAAGCTGGTATGCGATCGGTTTTAGTAGCAGTGTCGTTCTCTGGTTAATCTCTACTATAGTGCCTATTCCCTGGCGTTTTGTCTTTTGGGGAATAGGTTTGATTATTGACTTTGCTACGCCATTTACAGCAGGTAAAAGAGTTAAAAAAGTTCCCCCCAGTTTATCTCATACTACCGAAAGAATTGGGCTATTTACTCTTATTGTTCTAGGCGAATCGATAGTTGCTGTTGTCGGTAGCGTTTCGCAGCAGGAATGGAGTATGGTTTCGATCGCTACTGCATTTTTAGGTTTGTCGATCGCCTTTAGTTTTTGGTGGATGTATTTCGATACCGTAGATAATTCACCTCTTTACGCTATGAAACAAGGTAACATGGCGATTGCTCTTACTTGGCTTTATGCCCATCTTCCTCTAACAATTGGGTTAACGGCGACGGGTGTAGGAGTAGAAAAAATTATTCATCATAGTTTGGAAAGTTCGGATATTGTTGGCGATAATATTTTTTTCTGTCTTTCTGTGGCTCTATGTTTGTTAGTTTTATCGGGAATACACTGGACGAGTTGCGATTTGGGACAGACTAAGTGTAAAAGAATTGTAACTTTTTATCGACTTGGTGCGGCAGCTTTTATTATTACTATTGCTTTGGCGAGTAGCTTATTGTCATCTTTACTAATAATTTTTTTAGTTGCTTTTGCCTGTACGATTCAAATTGTCTTTGATATTTTTAATACTTGTTCTTAA
- a CDS encoding DNA phosphorothioation system restriction enzyme, translating into MKVNCDRDKNLIIEQSANSSNWQINWHQLALQYRVKQTKGFIKSNRLQENKHSYQYQPPEIPILPGNLKLRDYQQQAVISWLENKGRGTLKMATGAGKTIIALAIATELYQQIGLQVLLIVCPYSHLVTQWARECAKFNLQPIIAMRRVNDWQSELSTQLYNLRNRERSFLTIITTNSTLIKTGFQSQLKFFPPKTLIVGDEAHNLGSSRLEASLPRNIGLRLALSATPERHFDEAGTDALLSYFGAIIQPEFTLADAINKGALVRYDYYPLFVNLTESEALIYARLTKRIGWALSKNPNLQNNNLTALLTKRSRLIGTAANKLVILKELMSTRLNTSHTLFYCSDGCVANYSDRYQRQIEAVTHILGRELGYRINTYTTDTSVEARESLRRQFERGELQGLVAIRCLDEGIDIPAIKTAVILASSTNPRQFIQRRGRILRPYPGKEKAALFDTIVIPPNLDRDTWEVEKNLLRKELARLISFAELADNAEAATNKLLNLQAQYQL; encoded by the coding sequence ATGAAAGTAAACTGCGATCGAGATAAAAATTTAATTATCGAACAATCTGCCAACAGTAGCAACTGGCAAATAAACTGGCACCAGTTAGCTTTACAATATCGAGTCAAACAAACTAAAGGCTTCATTAAAAGTAATCGCTTACAAGAAAATAAACATTCTTATCAATATCAACCGCCAGAAATCCCGATTTTACCCGGCAATTTAAAGCTGAGAGACTATCAGCAGCAGGCAGTTATTAGTTGGCTAGAAAATAAAGGCAGAGGCACTTTAAAAATGGCAACTGGTGCGGGTAAAACCATTATTGCCCTGGCGATCGCTACCGAACTTTACCAACAAATTGGTTTGCAGGTTTTATTAATAGTTTGCCCCTATAGCCATTTAGTTACTCAATGGGCTAGAGAATGTGCTAAATTCAATCTGCAGCCCATTATTGCCATGAGGCGAGTAAACGATTGGCAAAGCGAACTATCTACGCAACTATATAATCTTCGCAACCGCGAGCGATCGTTTTTAACTATTATTACTACCAATTCAACTCTTATCAAAACGGGGTTTCAATCGCAGCTTAAATTTTTTCCACCCAAAACTTTAATTGTTGGCGATGAGGCGCATAATTTGGGTTCTAGTCGTTTGGAGGCTAGCTTGCCGCGTAATATAGGCTTACGCTTGGCTCTTTCTGCTACTCCCGAACGGCATTTTGATGAAGCAGGTACCGATGCTTTATTAAGCTATTTTGGTGCGATAATTCAACCTGAATTCACCCTGGCAGACGCGATAAATAAAGGTGCATTAGTTCGTTATGATTATTATCCTTTGTTTGTAAATTTAACTGAGTCAGAGGCATTAATTTATGCCAGGTTAACTAAAAGAATTGGCTGGGCTTTGAGTAAAAATCCCAACTTGCAAAATAATAATTTAACAGCTTTACTGACCAAGCGATCGCGCCTCATTGGTACGGCAGCAAATAAATTAGTAATTTTGAAAGAATTAATGTCAACCAGACTCAATACCAGCCATACACTTTTTTATTGCAGTGATGGTTGCGTTGCCAACTATAGCGATCGATATCAGCGACAAATAGAAGCTGTAACCCATATTTTAGGCAGAGAATTAGGCTATCGTATTAATACTTATACTACCGACACTTCAGTCGAAGCAAGAGAAAGTTTGCGCCGTCAGTTTGAACGAGGAGAATTACAGGGTTTAGTTGCCATTCGCTGTTTGGATGAAGGCATCGATATTCCCGCAATTAAAACTGCCGTAATTTTAGCTAGTAGTACCAATCCACGTCAGTTTATACAACGTCGCGGTAGAATTTTACGTCCCTATCCTGGTAAAGAAAAAGCAGCCTTATTCGATACTATTGTTATACCGCCCAACTTAGATCGCGACACATGGGAAGTAGAAAAAAACTTACTACGCAAAGAACTAGCTAGACTAATTTCTTTTGCCGAATTGGCTGACAATGCTGAAGCAGCGACAAACAAATTACTTAACCTTCAAGCACAATATCAATTGTAG
- a CDS encoding DUF6262 family protein, whose amino-acid sequence MMGDKRIEVLTKAAEKKKKEALERTEKAIQTLVKKQHKITIRSVAREANVSVSYIYKYPELAYRIQTLREQQKYHPVKPQSPSSKTHQIIATQLRNRIKILEQEKAELTKEIKIIATNVYEMGKSENTVDRLKAENIKLMEENKRLRKQLDFTEKQLSESRNFILSQGYKNKTENTKSPKNTEKVIQLVPKENDLSSFFSSEQSALISAQIDEEIQNLLSELNIRLSKTLIEEIKTKPREQVISAIAVVRENIDTGVKIRSKIDLFRSALKSEHSSTVL is encoded by the coding sequence ATGATGGGTGACAAAAGAATAGAGGTACTTACTAAGGCTGCTGAGAAAAAAAAGAAAGAAGCTTTAGAAAGAACCGAAAAAGCAATTCAAACTTTAGTCAAGAAGCAGCATAAAATTACTATTCGCTCTGTAGCTAGAGAGGCTAATGTTTCTGTTAGCTATATATATAAATATCCAGAATTAGCATATCGTATTCAAACTTTGAGAGAGCAACAGAAATATCATCCTGTTAAACCTCAATCACCTTCTAGTAAGACTCATCAAATAATTGCTACGCAACTTCGTAACCGCATCAAAATATTGGAACAAGAAAAAGCAGAACTAACTAAAGAAATAAAAATTATCGCTACCAATGTTTATGAAATGGGAAAAAGCGAAAATACAGTAGATCGTCTGAAAGCAGAAAATATTAAATTAATGGAGGAAAATAAAAGACTTAGAAAACAGTTGGACTTTACCGAAAAACAATTGTCTGAATCAAGAAACTTTATTCTTTCTCAAGGATATAAAAACAAGACAGAAAATACAAAAAGTCCAAAGAACACAGAAAAAGTTATACAATTAGTACCCAAAGAAAATGATTTAAGTTCTTTTTTTTCATCTGAACAATCAGCTTTAATAAGCGCACAAATAGACGAAGAAATACAAAATTTACTTTCAGAATTAAACATCAGATTAAGCAAAACCTTAATTGAAGAAATTAAAACTAAACCAAGAGAGCAAGTTATTAGTGCGATTGCTGTTGTTCGAGAGAATATAGATACTGGAGTTAAAATTAGAAGCAAAATCGATCTTTTTAGAAGTGCTTTAAAAAGTGAACATAGTTCTACTGTGCTATAG
- a CDS encoding transposase DNA-binding-containing protein — protein sequence MHSWATEELKYAKLPDKRLNQRSIEIVENLAQQPHGSVPQASGDWANTKATYNFWKSSRIKSTFGNFKATNTDKTSQD from the coding sequence ATGCACTCGTGGGCAACCGAAGAACTAAAGTATGCTAAGCTTCCAGACAAAAGATTAAATCAAAGATCGATCGAAATTGTTGAAAATTTAGCCCAACAACCTCATGGGAGTGTTCCGCAGGCAAGCGGTGACTGGGCAAACACCAAAGCTACTTACAATTTCTGGAAATCGTCACGAATAAAGAGTACCTTTGGAAATTTTAAAGCAACAAACACGGACAAGACCTCTCAAGACTAA
- a CDS encoding nuclear transport factor 2 family protein has translation MKILANMKNRLFKYNWSIALLLGLGIWGVSGSLAEAQTADAPKKLQTIISEIEAAANDKDISAVMEYYSSEYTNTDGLSRSSLSQALSQMWEDYSNLNYTTTIESWENNGNELVAETSTKISGTKNNQGRDVRLDSTLRSRQYFQDGKIIRQEILSEETKLTSGQNPPQIEVFAPKTVETGEQYNFDVVVTEPLQQDVLLGAVEEERTTSDRYLNPTALELQPLSAGGIYKLVTAPLLPDSNWLSTILVRGDGITMFTQRVNVEERGAE, from the coding sequence ATGAAAATTTTGGCTAATATGAAAAACCGCCTGTTTAAGTATAACTGGTCGATCGCTTTGTTACTTGGTTTGGGTATTTGGGGAGTATCTGGAAGTCTGGCTGAGGCGCAAACTGCAGATGCACCTAAAAAACTACAAACAATTATTTCAGAAATAGAAGCGGCTGCTAACGATAAAGATATATCAGCAGTGATGGAATACTATAGTTCCGAATATACCAACACCGATGGTTTGTCGCGCAGTTCTCTATCTCAGGCACTGTCTCAAATGTGGGAAGACTATTCCAATCTAAACTACACAACTACCATAGAATCATGGGAAAATAACGGCAATGAGCTAGTAGCCGAAACCTCAACCAAAATTAGTGGAACTAAAAATAACCAAGGAAGAGACGTTCGGCTCGATTCTACTTTGCGATCGCGCCAGTATTTTCAAGATGGTAAAATAATTCGTCAAGAGATTTTATCAGAAGAAACCAAACTAACCTCTGGTCAAAATCCCCCACAGATTGAAGTTTTCGCGCCCAAAACTGTAGAAACTGGCGAACAATATAATTTTGATGTTGTCGTTACCGAACCCCTTCAGCAAGACGTACTGTTAGGTGCGGTAGAAGAAGAGAGAACGACAAGCGATCGCTACCTCAATCCTACTGCTTTAGAGTTACAGCCACTGTCGGCAGGAGGGATCTATAAATTAGTTACCGCACCGCTGCTTCCAGATAGTAACTGGCTATCGACTATTTTAGTACGTGGCGACGGTATTACTATGTTTACCCAAAGAGTAAATGTTGAAGAGCGCGGTGCAGAATAG
- a CDS encoding DNA phosphorothioation-associated protein 4: MALPRIKVAKDKAELVRNLLDTRGTTAPFQTYADVIAFAASLGAKHQHRVPIKEVSGNEPAPISLEVFISRGYDSLIKLLAIAETQNIKIIAPHDVKAEEQRIAIFEEYANGGLEKLREELRGAVDYTERLLLILNAERFKEEPIDEEFDLSRFL; the protein is encoded by the coding sequence ATGGCACTACCGAGAATTAAAGTAGCCAAAGATAAAGCCGAATTGGTTCGTAACCTTCTAGATACTAGAGGTACAACTGCACCATTTCAAACTTATGCTGATGTCATAGCGTTTGCTGCTAGTTTGGGAGCAAAACATCAACATCGAGTACCAATTAAAGAAGTATCTGGTAACGAACCCGCACCTATTAGCCTGGAAGTATTTATCTCTCGCGGTTACGATAGCTTAATCAAGCTGCTAGCGATCGCCGAAACTCAAAATATCAAAATTATTGCGCCTCATGATGTTAAAGCAGAGGAGCAAAGAATAGCGATTTTTGAAGAGTATGCCAATGGTGGACTAGAAAAGCTAAGAGAAGAGTTACGCGGTGCGGTAGATTATACAGAAAGATTATTGTTGATTCTCAATGCAGAAAGATTTAAAGAAGAACCTATTGACGAAGAGTTTGACTTAAGTAGGTTTTTGTAA
- a CDS encoding winged helix-turn-helix domain-containing protein — protein sequence MLIDGKKYTYKQLIEETGLSRSTLHRRIKVLKESGVPLTMGAILRFPTAWAFYDKEGNFYASKIDYSVQNSIPYYEMFQNSKTDTKENL from the coding sequence ATGTTAATTGACGGTAAAAAATACACCTACAAACAGCTTATAGAAGAAACAGGGTTATCTAGAAGTACACTCCACAGAAGAATCAAAGTTTTAAAAGAATCTGGAGTGCCTTTAACTATGGGAGCAATCTTGCGTTTTCCCACTGCCTGGGCTTTTTACGACAAAGAAGGTAATTTCTATGCTTCTAAGATCGATTATTCAGTACAAAACAGTATTCCCTACTATGAAATGTTTCAAAATTCAAAAACTGACACAAAAGAAAATTTATAG